A single genomic interval of Arachis duranensis cultivar V14167 chromosome 7, aradu.V14167.gnm2.J7QH, whole genome shotgun sequence harbors:
- the LOC107457972 gene encoding protein REVEILLE 1, with translation MAVQDQSGVARLQGGLTVGNEVSFVSRAYSVPHVQLNDQFSCGNDYSPKVRKPYTITKQRERWTDDEHKKFLEALKLYGRAWRRIEEHVGTKTAVQIRSHAQKFFSKVVRDSSGNPTSLVEPIEIPPPRPKRKPMHPYPRKLVEIPKREISNLEHSVRSNSPKSADVDQENKSPKSVLSAIVSDTLGSSDSDTLAGSLSPVSSMSGGNTSNSALAEPKSSFEEDRSTPLVGLNANSAQHEHPLVKLELSHNESVSTKDDVAEESSSRTLKLFGTTLLLTDTCTPINEVSKPVPINTMHLMQLQSRNSDATKDPATVVAPWWILSHNRPFIPLHKQPEEKNRDSDLGEFETKEVQKEPSWSGSNTSSVSDEENTAKSKEQGMSRIRVRPRTFGKGFVPYKRCMAEREKNHYYSTMTCEKTEEQRIKLSL, from the exons ATGGCTGTTCAA GATCAAAGTGGAGTTGCTAGATTACAGGGTGGTCTCACAGTAGGAAATGAAGTATCTTTTGTTTCTCGAGCATACTCAGTTCCACATGTTCAATTGAATGATCAATTTTCCTGCGGAAATGACTATTCCCCCAAG GTGAGGAAACCATATACAATTACAAAGCAGCGAGAGCGTTGGACAGATGATGAACATAAGAAGTTCCTTGAAGCTTTGAAGCTGTATGGCCGAGCTTGGCGTCGAATCGAAG AACATGTTGGCACAAAGACTGCTGTTCAGATTCGAAGTCATGCTCAGAAGTTTTTTTCTAAG GTTGTCCGAGACTCGAGTGGGAACCCTACAAGCCTGGTGGAGCCAATTGAGATTCCACCTCCTCGACCAAAGCGAAAGCCGATGCATCCCTACCCTCGGAAGCTAGTAGAGATCCCCAAGAGGGAAATTTCTAACCTGGAACATTCAGTGAGGTCTAACTCTCCTAAGTCAGCAGATGTGGATCAAGAAAACAAATCTCCCAAGTCAGTACTATCTGCAATTGTTTCGGACACCCTTGGTTCCTCGGATTCAGATACACTGGCTGGAAGTTTATCCCCAGTGTCATCCATGAGTGGCGGTAATACCAGTAATTCTGCACTTGCTGAGCCCAAATCATCATTTGAGGAAGATAGGTCCACACCTCTAGTTGGACTAAATGCCAATTCTGCTCAACATGAGCACCCTCTTGTG AAACTTGAGCTTTCCCACAATGAAAGTGTTTCTACCAAAGATGATGTGGCTGAAGAATCATCCAGCCGCACTCTAAAACTTTTCGGAACAACCCTGTTGTTAACAGATACCTGTACTCCAATCAATGAGGTATCCAAACCTGTACCTATCAATACTATGCATCTTATGCAACTTCAGAGCAGAAATTCAGATGCTACAAAAGATCCTGCAACTGTTGTTGCACCTTGGTGGATTCTTTCACACAACAGACCATTCATACCACTGCACAAGCAGCCTGAGGAGAAGAATCGGGATTCGGATCTTGGGGAATTCGAAACCAAAGAAGTTCAAAAGGAACCGTCATGGAGCGGTTCGAACACTAGTTCAGTTAGTGATGAAGAGAACACTGCAAAAAGTAAGGAGCAAGGCATGAGTCGCATAAGGGTGAG